A section of the Streptomyces sp. V3I8 genome encodes:
- a CDS encoding BTAD domain-containing putative transcriptional regulator, translated as MDGVPRVPEQWSPEESVALRFSVLGPVRAWRGAEALPMGSPQQRALLAALLLREGRTATSGELIDALWGDEPPSQALAAVRTYASRLRKVLSPGVLVSESGGYAIRLSDVSGPGGPGGSLDVALVQELTADAEKAKAVGDLCHARALLNKALNLWDGEVLANVPGPYAETQRARLEEWHLQLTETRLDMDLDQGCHAEAVSELTALTAAHPLRERLRELLMLALYRSGRQAEALAAYADTRRLLADELGVDPSPDLQELQQRILQADPGLAEPSAPLAPEAAATPVRPAQLPATVPDFTGRVSFVSELSDVLATAEGRVMAVSALAGIGGVGKTTLAVHVAHRSRSVFPDGQLYVDLQGAGARAAEPQAVLGAFLRALGTADSAIPDTLEERAALYRSVLDGRRVLVLLDNARDAAQVRPLLPGTEGCAALVTSRVRMVDLAGAHLVDLDVMSPEEALQLFTKIVGAERVASERQSSLDVVAACGFLPLAIRIAASRLAARRTWTVSVLAAKLADERRRLDELQAGDLAVKATFELGYGQLEAAQARAFRLLGLADGPDISLAAAAAVLDLSPEDTEDVLESLVDTSLLESAAPGRYRYHDLVRLYARACAERDEQPPSERAAAMSRLLDFYLATAAGVYAIERPGDRLVDHLETTQYPGLRFTEGSAALDWLYTEAAPLLACVRQSAGTGLLRRAVDLLWAAKDLTESGANSHQYETTAGAMCDATRAAGDARAEGRARTTLTNVLLVSGRIQQAAEQAQLALDLATSAQDAMAMSWAANDRGLTCLHQERFASGKPYFEQAIQGYGAIGNQPLEALSLCNLSRAHLGMGNTDKAVEIAQRALATYLEIGKTLRLANGHFTLGIALTRAGRHAEALSQFSDALAVFGSHRQRLWEGTTNFRMAEVHLAARRPAQAAQHAEQALALGCIGGDRMQGTVLTLLGRALTMLGQLDRARACWREALNLLESNGGAAQAEEVRALLTPATAA; from the coding sequence ATGGACGGTGTACCGCGGGTGCCGGAGCAGTGGAGTCCCGAGGAATCGGTGGCCCTGCGCTTCAGCGTGCTCGGCCCGGTGCGCGCCTGGCGCGGGGCGGAGGCACTGCCCATGGGATCTCCGCAGCAGCGCGCCCTGCTGGCCGCCCTGCTGCTGCGCGAGGGACGTACGGCCACGTCGGGTGAGCTGATCGACGCCCTGTGGGGCGACGAACCGCCGTCGCAGGCTCTGGCCGCGGTGCGGACGTACGCCTCACGGCTGCGCAAGGTCCTCTCCCCCGGCGTGCTGGTCAGCGAGTCGGGCGGTTACGCGATCCGGCTCTCCGACGTGTCCGGTCCGGGCGGCCCCGGCGGCTCCCTGGACGTGGCCCTCGTCCAGGAGCTCACGGCCGACGCGGAGAAGGCGAAGGCCGTCGGCGACCTGTGCCATGCGCGCGCCCTGCTGAACAAGGCGCTGAACCTGTGGGACGGGGAGGTGCTGGCGAACGTCCCGGGCCCGTACGCGGAGACCCAGCGCGCCCGCCTGGAGGAGTGGCACCTGCAGCTCACCGAGACCCGGCTGGACATGGATCTCGACCAGGGCTGCCACGCCGAGGCCGTCTCGGAGCTCACCGCGCTCACCGCGGCCCACCCCCTGCGGGAGCGGCTGCGCGAACTGCTGATGCTGGCGCTGTACCGCTCGGGCCGCCAGGCCGAGGCCCTGGCCGCGTACGCGGACACCCGGCGCCTGCTGGCCGACGAGCTCGGCGTGGACCCGAGCCCCGACCTCCAGGAACTCCAGCAGCGCATCCTGCAGGCCGACCCGGGCCTCGCGGAACCCTCCGCGCCGCTGGCGCCCGAGGCCGCCGCCACCCCGGTGCGGCCCGCCCAGCTCCCGGCCACCGTGCCCGACTTCACCGGCCGCGTGTCCTTCGTGTCGGAACTGAGCGACGTGCTCGCGACCGCCGAGGGCCGGGTGATGGCGGTGTCGGCGCTCGCCGGCATCGGCGGCGTCGGCAAGACGACGCTCGCCGTCCACGTCGCGCACCGGTCGCGGAGCGTCTTCCCGGACGGGCAGCTGTACGTGGACCTGCAGGGCGCGGGCGCGCGGGCCGCCGAACCGCAGGCGGTCCTGGGCGCCTTCCTGCGCGCCCTGGGCACCGCGGACTCGGCCATCCCGGACACCCTGGAGGAGCGGGCGGCCCTGTACCGCTCGGTGCTGGACGGCCGCCGGGTGCTGGTACTCCTCGACAACGCCCGGGACGCGGCCCAGGTACGGCCCCTGCTGCCCGGCACGGAGGGGTGCGCCGCGCTGGTGACCTCGCGGGTGCGGATGGTCGACCTGGCCGGCGCCCACCTGGTGGACCTGGACGTGATGTCGCCCGAGGAGGCGCTGCAGCTCTTCACGAAGATCGTGGGCGCCGAGCGGGTGGCGTCCGAGCGGCAGTCGTCGCTGGACGTGGTGGCGGCCTGCGGCTTCCTGCCCCTGGCCATCAGGATCGCCGCGTCCCGCCTCGCCGCGCGGCGCACCTGGACGGTCTCGGTCCTGGCGGCCAAGCTCGCGGACGAGCGGCGGCGGCTGGACGAACTGCAGGCGGGCGACCTGGCCGTGAAGGCCACCTTCGAACTCGGCTACGGGCAGCTGGAGGCGGCCCAGGCCCGCGCCTTCCGGCTGCTCGGGCTCGCGGACGGCCCCGACATCTCCCTCGCGGCGGCCGCCGCCGTCCTCGACCTCTCACCGGAGGACACCGAGGACGTACTGGAGTCGCTCGTCGACACCTCGCTCCTGGAATCGGCGGCGCCCGGCCGCTACCGCTACCACGACCTGGTCCGCCTCTACGCGCGTGCGTGCGCCGAGCGGGACGAACAGCCTCCCAGCGAGCGGGCGGCCGCGATGTCCCGCCTGCTCGACTTCTACCTGGCCACGGCGGCCGGGGTGTACGCCATCGAGCGGCCCGGCGACCGGCTGGTGGACCACCTGGAGACGACGCAGTACCCCGGCCTGCGGTTCACCGAGGGCAGCGCCGCCCTCGACTGGCTCTACACCGAGGCCGCGCCGCTGCTGGCCTGCGTACGGCAGTCCGCCGGCACCGGGCTGCTGCGCCGCGCGGTCGACCTGCTGTGGGCCGCCAAGGACCTCACCGAGTCGGGCGCCAACTCCCACCAGTACGAGACGACGGCCGGCGCGATGTGCGACGCCACCCGCGCCGCGGGGGACGCCCGCGCGGAGGGCAGGGCGCGCACCACGCTCACCAACGTGCTGCTGGTCTCAGGCCGCATCCAGCAGGCGGCCGAGCAGGCACAGCTCGCCCTGGACCTCGCGACCTCCGCCCAGGACGCCATGGCCATGAGCTGGGCCGCCAACGACCGGGGGCTCACCTGCCTCCACCAGGAGCGGTTCGCGAGCGGCAAACCGTACTTCGAGCAGGCGATACAGGGGTACGGCGCGATCGGCAACCAGCCCCTCGAAGCCCTCAGCCTCTGCAACCTGTCCCGCGCCCACCTCGGCATGGGCAACACCGACAAGGCCGTGGAGATCGCACAGCGCGCCCTGGCGACCTACCTGGAGATCGGCAAGACCCTGCGGCTGGCCAACGGACACTTCACGCTGGGCATCGCGCTGACCCGGGCCGGCCGGCACGCCGAGGCGCTCAGCCAGTTCTCCGACGCGCTGGCCGTCTTCGGCAGCCACCGGCAGCGGCTCTGGGAGGGGACCACCAACTTCCGGATGGCCGAGGTGCACCTGGCGGCCCGCCGGCCCGCGCAGGCGGCCCAGCACGCCGAGCAGGCGCTCGCGCTCGGCTGCATCGGCGGCGACCGGATGCAGGGCACCGTCCTGACGCTCCTGGGCCGGGCCCTCACCATGCTGGGACAGCTGGACCGGGCCAGGGCCTGCTGGCGCGAGGCGCTGAACCTCCTGGAGTCGAACGGTGGCGCCGCACAGGCCGAGGAGGTCCGCGCCCTGCTCACGCCCGCCACGGCGGCGTGA